In Nitrospira sp., a single genomic region encodes these proteins:
- a CDS encoding DsbA family protein — MALTLLGPFVTWAEPVAIDPRLTPELERAIEQYIRTHPEVIEQSLQALETKREAEERARQKIAIGHRQKDLLHDPSSPVSGNLDGEITVVEFFDYRCGFCKRAGGAVTELQKEDPRVRVVYKDFPILGEPSEVAAKAALSAHMQGKHQAFHEAVLASKHEITKEELLRLAGEVGLDATRLEADMANPEWQTVIDRNRALAKDLGITGTPGFIVGTELVPGALDLKGLKDLIARAGEKK; from the coding sequence ATGGCCTTGACGCTGCTCGGCCCCTTCGTGACTTGGGCAGAGCCGGTGGCGATCGACCCAAGGCTCACGCCGGAACTTGAACGGGCGATCGAGCAGTACATCCGCACACACCCTGAAGTCATCGAGCAATCTCTGCAGGCGCTGGAGACCAAGCGGGAAGCGGAGGAACGGGCGCGCCAAAAGATCGCCATCGGCCATCGCCAGAAGGATCTCCTGCATGATCCAAGTTCCCCTGTCAGCGGAAATCTTGACGGCGAAATCACCGTCGTCGAGTTCTTCGACTATCGGTGCGGATTCTGTAAACGGGCCGGCGGCGCGGTCACTGAATTACAGAAAGAAGACCCGCGCGTGCGCGTCGTCTATAAGGATTTCCCGATTCTTGGCGAGCCGTCAGAGGTTGCCGCAAAAGCGGCCTTATCCGCGCACATGCAAGGCAAACATCAAGCATTTCATGAGGCAGTCCTCGCCAGCAAGCACGAGATCACGAAGGAGGAATTGCTGCGTCTTGCCGGCGAAGTCGGTCTTGACGCGACACGGCTCGAAGCCGACATGGCCAATCCTGAATGGCAGACCGTCATCGACCGTAATCGTGCCTTGGCCAAAGACCTCGGCATCACCGGCACGCCCGGTTTCATTGTCGGCACGGAGCTGGTGCCCGGCGCGCTGGACTTAAAGGGATTGAAAGACTTGATCGCGCGGGCGGGAGAGAAGAAATGA
- a CDS encoding DUF433 domain-containing protein — MAYQDRITIDPAKRGGKPCIRGLRITVYDVLEYLASGMTEQAILQDFPDLTREDIRACLEFAADRERKLVSLPSQ; from the coding sequence ATGGCCTACCAAGACCGCATCACGATCGATCCAGCCAAGCGTGGCGGGAAGCCCTGTATCCGCGGGCTCCGCATTACCGTGTATGACGTGCTGGAATATCTCGCCTCCGGCATGACGGAGCAGGCCATCCTCCAAGATTTTCCCGATCTCACTCGTGAGGATATTCGAGCCTGCCTCGAGTTCGCCGCTGACCGAGAACGCAAACTCGTCTCCCTCCCGTCGCAGTGA
- a CDS encoding DUF5615 family PIN-like protein, producing the protein MLLDQNLSHRLVTMLRQEYPNSMHVRDIGLKEASDEAVWQYAAQQGFAIVTKDADFHQRSFLFGHPPKVVWIRCGNCSTSDIERLLRDRRHSLTQFATDPEGAFLIIE; encoded by the coding sequence GTGCTGCTCGACCAGAACCTCTCCCATCGACTCGTTACGATGTTGCGACAGGAGTATCCCAACTCCATGCACGTTCGCGACATCGGCTTGAAAGAGGCTTCTGACGAAGCTGTGTGGCAATATGCCGCGCAACAGGGGTTTGCCATTGTCACAAAGGATGCCGATTTCCATCAACGCAGTTTCCTGTTCGGGCATCCCCCTAAAGTCGTCTGGATTCGTTGCGGCAACTGCTCGACGTCCGATATCGAACGGTTGCTGCGGGATCGTCGACATTCCCTCACCCAGTTCGCCACGGACCCGGAAGGCGCCTTTCTCATCATTGAATAG